The Mustela erminea isolate mMusErm1 chromosome 18, mMusErm1.Pri, whole genome shotgun sequence genome has a window encoding:
- the LOC116577259 gene encoding hsc70-interacting protein-like, translated as MDPRKVSELRAFVKMCKQDPSVLYTEEMRFVREWVESMGGKIPPATHKTKSEDSIKEEKPDSKKTEENIKTDEPSSEESDLEIDNEGVIEPDTDAPQEMGDENAEITEEMMDQANDKKVAAIDALNDGELQKAIDLFTDAIKLNPRLVILYAKRASVFIKLQKPNAAIRDCDRAIEINPDSAQPYKWRGKAHRLLGHWEEAAHDLALACKLYYDEDASAMLKEVQPRAQKIAEHRRKYERKREEQEIKERIERVKKAREEHERAQREEEARRQSGAQYGSFPGGFPGGMPGNFPGGMPGMAGGIPGMAGMPGLNEILSDPEVLAAMQDPEVMVAFQDVAQNPANMSKYQSNPKVMNLISKLSAKFGGQA; from the coding sequence ATGGACCCCCGCAAAGTGAGCGAGCTTCGGGCTTTCGTGAAAATGTGTAAGCAGGATCCGAGCGTTCTGTACACCGAGGAAATGCGTTTCGTGCGGGAGTGGGTGGAGAGCATGGGGGGTAAAATACCACCCGCCACTCATAAAACTAAATCAGAAGACagtatcaaggaagaaaaaccagataGTAAGAAGACggaggaaaacataaagacagaTGAACCATCAAGTGAGGAGAGTGATCTAGAAATTGACAATGAAGGTGTGATTGAACCAGATACTGATGCCCCTCAAGAAATGGGAGATGAAAATGCAGAGATAACCGAGGAAATGATGGATCAGGCAAATGATAAAAAAGTGGCTGCCATTGATGCCCTAAATGATGGTGAACTACAGAAAGCCATTGACTTGTTCACAGATGCCATCAAACTAAATCCTCGCTTGGTCATTCTGTATGCCAAGAGAGCCAGTGTCTTCATCAAATTACAGAAGCCAAATGCTGCCATTCGAGACTGTGACAGAGCTATTGAAATAAATCCTGATTCAGCTCAGCCTTATAAGTGGCGCGGGAAAGCACATAGACTTCTGGGCCATTGGGAAGAAGCAGCACATGATCTTGCCCTTGCTTGCAAGCTGTATTATGATGAAGATGCTAGTGCGATGCTGAAAGAAGTTCAACCGAGGGCCCAGAAAATTGCTGAACATCGGAGAAAATACGAGCGAAAACGTGAAGAGcaagagatcaaagaaagaatagaaagggtTAAGAAGGCTCGGGAAGAACACgagagagcccagagggaggaagaagccaggCGTCAATCAGGAGCTCAGTATGGCTCTTTCCCAGGTGGCTTTCCTGGGGGAATGCCTGGTAATTTTCCTGGAGGAATGCCTGGAATGGCAGGGGGGATACCTGGAATGGCAGGAATGCCTGGGCTCAATGAAATTCTTAGTGATCCGGAAGTTCTTGCAGCCATGCAGGATCCAGAAGTTATGGTGGCCTTCCAGGATGTGGCCCAGAACCCAGCGAATATGTCAAAATATCAGAGCAACCCAAAGGTTATGAATCTCatcagtaaattgtcagccaaATTTGGAGGTCAAGCATAA